A window of the Vanessa cardui chromosome 25, ilVanCard2.1, whole genome shotgun sequence genome harbors these coding sequences:
- the LOC124540419 gene encoding forkhead box protein P3, with the protein MCLQRDDDDGDYIDVARPMVQLPVLGPEPVLNSSTGGTAKPPPLNSFELDRCLDREETGRWGGDARRRRRSSPPRRSPPPSNEPLSLARASAPPSPAGGSAQSSPAPVSPAGSSSAPPRSPLPLVAPDLLAMQLLDQHSQLQALMKQRLFHQHHMQKQHMSSEAAKRQLEQSRLQDQINLNLLSQSHMQPPDSSPGSLQQQLGAQQQQLVQQLQAVQRQYLMHAPLSVPPNAPPGLMLWGSEIEEHPLFGRGVCKWPGCDALAEDFQAFLKHLEGAHTLDDRSAAQARVQMQVVAQLELQLRRERDRLAAMMRHLHAARDSHHAKLPHGPASEGASPGPVRRRVSDKSGVAIAGEIQRNREFYKTADVRPPFTYASLIRQAIIESPDKQLTLNEIYNWFQSTFCYFRRNAATWKNAVRHNLSLHKCFMRVENVKGAVWTVDEVEFYKRRPQRAAHAPPPLHGFMGAQSPPMMTSPHSYNEALKRNLQGMMEDCNLSYMSGDDHMMQSEEYPSSHDDYSRPPIMNGYGNSSSSHEVKAEDLSANEAQDIKPNLYALKNEMQASDYSNKGDYQNSNKESSSNRSSETSPYDDYPRSEDRYRPSMSHIKDEAENLSLNEQRSDK; encoded by the exons aGACCAATGGTGCAATTACCAGTCCtg GGTCCGGAGCCGGTACTGAACTCAAGCACGGGTGGGACAGCCAAACCGCCGCCACTCAACTCATTCGAGCTGGACCGCTGCTTAGACAG GGAGGAGACCGGCAGGTGGGGAGGTGACGCTCGGCGTCGCAGGCGCAGCTCGCCGCCGCGACGCTCCCCGCCACCCAGCAATGAGCCGCTCTCACTCGCACGT GCATCAGCCCCACCTTCGCCAGCTGGAGGTTCGGCACAGTCCAGTCCAGCACCAGTTTCTCCAGCTGGGAGCAGCAGCGCGCCTCCACGTTCCCCCCTCCCACTAGTGGCTCCAGATCTACTTGCAATGCAGCTGCTGGACCAGCATTCGCAGCTGCAGGCTTTGATGAAGCAACGGCTGTTTCACCAGCACCATATGCAGAAGCAG CACATGTCGTCTGAAGCTGCAAAACGGCAACTAGAGCAATCTCGACTGCAGGACCAGATCAATCTGAATTTGCTCTCACAATCGCATATGCAGCCACCGGACAGTTCTCCAG GCTCTCTACAGCAGCAACTTGGTGCTCAACAGCAACAGCTAGTACAGCAACTCCAGGCGGTCCAGCGGCAGTATTTAATGCACGCGCCTCTCTCTGTACCACCCAATGCTCCTCCAG GTTTAATGCTCTGGGGTAGTGAGATAGAAGAGCATCCGCTATTCGGGCGTGGTGTCTGCAAATGGCCCGGCTGTGATGCTCTGGCTGAAGACTTTCAAGCCTTCCTCAA ACACCTGGAGGGCGCGCACACGCTGGACGACCGCTCGGCGGCGCAGGCGCGCGTGCAGATGCAGGTGGTGGCCCAGCTCGAGCTGCAGCTGCGGCGCGAGCGCGACCGCCTCGCCGCCATGATGCGACACCTGCACGCCGCGCGCGACTCGCACCACGCCAAGCTGCCGCACG GTCCCGCCAGCGAAGGCGCTTCTCCCGGTCCGGTCAGACGTCGCGTGTCCGACAAATCCGGAGTCGCTATAGCTGGAG AGATTCAACGCAATCGCGAATTCTACAAGACAGCTGACGTCCGGCCGCCGTTTACATACGCCTCGTTAATCCGACAG GCCATTATAGAATCTCCTGACAAGCAGCTGACTCTGAACGAGATTTACAACTGGTTCCAGTCCACATTCTGCTACTTCAGACGCAACGCCGCCACCTGGAAG AACGCGGTGCGTCACAACCTGTCGCTGCATAAGTGCTTCATGCGCGTCGAGAACGTGAAGGGCGCGGTGTGGACCGTGGACGAGGTCGAGTTCTACAAGCGCCGACCGCAGCGcgccgcgcacgcgccgccGCCGCTGCACGG GTTCATGGGAGCTCAGAGTCCACCGATGATGACGAGCCCACACAGTTACAATGAAGCTCTTAAGCGAAATCTtcag GGCATGATGGAAGATTGTAACCTGTCTTACATGTCCGGTGATGACCATATGATGCAAAGCGAAGAGTATCCGTCTTCACATGATGATTACAG TCGGCCACCGATTATGAACGGATATGGCAACAGCAGTTCGTCCCACGAGGTGAAAGCTGAAGACCTAAGCGCCAACGAGGCTCAAGACATCAAACCAAACTTGTATGCTCTCAAGAATGAGATGCAGGCTTCCGATTATTCTAACAAAG GAGATTACCAGAATTCCAACAAGGAATCGTCGAGCAATCGCTCCAGCGAGACCAGTCCCTACGACGACTACCCTCGCTCTGAAGACCGGTACCGGCCCTCCATGTCGCACATCAAAGACGAGGCTGAGAACCTCTCTCTCAACGAACAGAGAtctgacaaataa